The Streptomyces sp. V4I8 genome includes the window CGTCGTAGTAGGCGAGGGCCGCCGCGAAGCCCGGCGTCGGCACACCCTGCCGGGTCGCCGCGATGATCACCTCACGCCAGTCGTCCTGCGCCGCGGCGATCTCCTGCGCGAACGTGTCATCGGACAGCAGGCTCGGCAGATCGGCCCGGGCGTCGTACGCCGCGCGGATCCGGTCCAGGAACGCCGCGCGAATGATGCAGCCGCCGCGCCAGATCGCCGAGACGGCGCCCAGGTCGATGTCCCAGTCGTACTCCGCGCGCGCCGCGTCGATCTCGTGGAAGCCCTGCGTGTACGACACGATCTTCGACGCGTACAGCGCCTGCTCGACCCGGTCGGCGAAGGCCGCGGCCTCCGCCTCGCCCAGCGGCGTGGCCGTCGGGCCGGCCAGCCCGCGGGACGCGTCCCGCAGCGCCGCGTGCCCGGACAGGGAGCGGGCGAAGACGGCCTCCGCGATACCCGACACCGGCACGCCCAGGTCCAGGGCGATCTGCACGGTCCAGCGGCCCGTGCCCTTCTGCTCGGCCTGGTCGACGACCACGTCCACGAACGGCTTGCCCGTCGCGGCGTCCACGTGCGACAGCACCTCGGCGGTGATCTCGATCAGGTAGGAATCCAGCCGGCCCTGGTTCCAGGTGCGGAAGATCTCCGCGATCTGGGCGGGCTCGTACCCGGCGACGTCCCGCAGCAGCTGGTACGCCTCGCCGATGAGCTGCATGTCGGCGTACTCGATGCCGTTGTGCACCATCTTCACGAAGTGTCCGGCGCCGTCGGGGCCGACGTGCGTCACGCAGGGCGCGCCGTCCTTCGCCTTGGCGGAGATCTTCTCCAGCATCGGGCCCAGCGAGTCGTACGACTCCTTCGGGCCACCCGGCATGATGCTCGGCCCGTTCAGCGCGCCCTCCTCGCCGCCCGAGACACCCATGCCGACGAAGTGGATGCCCTGCTCGCGCAGGTCCCGCTCCCGGCGCCGGGTGTCGGCGAAGTGCGCGTTGCCACCGTCGATGATCATGTCGCCGGGCTCCAGCAGCGGTGCGAACTCCTCGATCACCGCGTCGGTCGGCTCGCCGGCCTTCACCATGATGACCAGCCGCCGCGGTCGCTCCAGCGCCGCCACGAAGTCCTTGGCGGACTCGGCCGGGATGAACTCGCCCTCGCCACCGAACTCCTCCACCAGCGCCCGCGTACGCGCCGGCGTCCGGTTGTGGACCGCGACGGTGTAGCCGTTGCGGGCGAAGTTGCGGGCGAGATTGCGGCCCATGACCGCGAGACCCGTGACGCCGATCTGCGCCGAAGTGCTCATGCGTTGGCTCCTAGTGACCTCGATATATCAGCGGTGCCGGTCATGCCCGCCAGTATTGCCCCATCGTCCATCCTGACGTGCCGGTACTCCGACCGCACATCCGGGGTGGCGCGATGTCGCGCAGGCAGATACGCACGAAAGGCCCCGGCGCACTCAGCCGTCCCGTGCGCCGTGCGGGCGCCGGGCAACGTGCGCCGGTTCCGCGCCACTTGGCGCGAAGAGGAGGCTGAATTGCCGTCTTGTCATGGCCTGTTCGCAGCGCTTACTTTTGCCCCTCCTGACGCATGTCAATGGGGGGCTCCGTCATGGCCGTACGCGGTCGGCACCGCCGGTACCAGCCGAACAGGATCAACCGCGCCTCACTCACCGTCACCGCGGGCGGCGCCGGAATGGCGCTCCCCTTCATCGGCACCGGCGCCGCGCAGGCCGCCGACGTGAGCACCTGGAACAAGGTCGCCGCGTGCGAGTCGACCAGCCGGTGGGACGTCAACACCGGCAACGGCTACTACGGCGGACTGCAGTTCGCCCAGTCGACATGGGAGGCCTACGGCGGCACCCGGTACGCGGGGCGAGCGGATCTGGCCACCAAGGACCAGCAGATCGCCGTCGCGGAGAAGGTGCTCGACGGGCAGGGGCCCGGCGCCTGGCCGGTGTGCTCGGTGCGGGCCGGGCTGACCCGGGGCGGGGACACACCTGACATCCACCCCGCGGGCACCGGCCGCACCGGTCAGAAGACCTCGGTCCAGGACGTCCAGCCGCAGACCACCCCCCAGTCACGGGCGGGCACCGCCGAGATGTACACCGTGGTCCACGGGGACACCCTCTCGGGGATCGCCGAGTCGCAGAAGGTCAGGGGTGGTTGGCGGGGCCTGTACACGGCGAACCGGAAGACCATCGGAGCGGACCCCGATCTGATCCTGCCGGGGCAGCGGCTCGCGGTGCGCGGCAAGGCGGCCACGACGACGGACGCGCCGAAGGCCACCCCGCGGCCGACCCCCAGGGCCACCCCCGAGAAGACCTCCTCGGACCGCGACCAGAAGCGCGAAGAGCAGGCCACGACGACCAGCCGCTCGCTGGTGTCCCCGGTGAGCGCCTCCTTGGGCACCCCGTACCGCAAGGCCGGTTCGTCCTGGTCGAAGGGCTACCACACCGGCGTCGACTTCGCCGTCCCGACCGGCACCTCCGTGAAGGCCGTCGGGGCCGGGAAGGTCGTGAGCGCCGGGTGGGAGGGCTCCTTCGGCTACCAGGTGGTGATCCGGCACGCCGACGGGCGCTACAGCCAGTACGCCCATCTCTCGGCGATCTCCGTCAAGGACGGGCAGTCGGTGGGGGCGGGGCAGCGCATCGGCCGCTCCGGGTCCACGGGCAACAGCACGGGTCCGCATCTGCACTTCGAGGTGCGGACGGGGCCCGGCTTCGGCTCGGACATCGACCCGGTGGCGTACCTCCGGGCCGGTGGCGTCAGGATTTGACGCGGATCCGGTGCCGGTCGAGGACCGGTGTGGGCACGTAGGGGCCGCCGTAGAAGGGGCCGTAGAGGTTCGGGGGCTCGCTCTCGGGGTGCGGCGGCTCGCCGTCCTCGTACGCGCCCTCCGCGACCTGGGCCGGTATGAGGATGCCGTCGATCCTGTCCGGTACGACGATCTCCTCGCTGTCCGGCACCAGGATCTCCTCGCCCGGCCTCGCTCCGGCCTGCTCGGGAAGGCCGGCGAGCAGCTCCTCGCCGTACACCGGACGCATGGCCGGCGCGGGCAGGGCCGCCGAGCTCGCCGGCTCGGGCAGCGCGGCCGTGGACTCCGCCGCCGTGCGCGCGATCCGCTCCGTCGTCAGCAGGATCAGGCCGCCCGCCGCCACCACACCGCAGCCCAGCGCGAGCACGGTGCCCGTGGTGCCGTACCGGAAGGTCTCGCCGAACATCGTGATGCCGACCGCGGCCGCCACGACCGGGTTCACGACCGTCAGTGTGGCCAGCGGTGCCGCCAGTCCCGCGCCCCGGTAGGCGGCCTGGGACAGCAGCATGCCGGCCGTCGCGAAGACGCCTATCGTGGCCAGGGCGGGCGCGTCGGCCATCGACACCCCGCCGTTCCAGTCCACCGCCACGACCTTCGTGAACACAGAGGACATGCCGAAGGCTATGCCGGACCCGGTCGCGAGCAGCATGCTGCGCACCGCCGGGTGGCGGTGGGCCGCACGGCCCGCGATCATCAGCGCCACCACGATGCCGCCGGTCACCAGGGCCACGCCCACCCGCTCGGCGGTGGCCAGCGACTGCGACTCCGAGGAGCCGACCAGGGACAGCAGGCCGGCGAGACCCACGGTCGCCATGATCGCGCCCCGCCAGGCCGTCGAACCGGCCCTGCGGCCCACGAACAGCGCCGCCATCGGCAGCGCGAACACGATCGTCAGCGCACCCAGCGGCTGCACCAGGCTCAGCGGACCGAAAGCCAGCGCCACCACGTGCAGCAGCCCACCGAGGCCGTTCAACGCGACCGCCGCCCACCAGCCCGGCCGACGCATCGGCGCGAACTGCTGTCCCGGGGAGGACACC containing:
- the gndA gene encoding NADP-dependent phosphogluconate dehydrogenase encodes the protein MSTSAQIGVTGLAVMGRNLARNFARNGYTVAVHNRTPARTRALVEEFGGEGEFIPAESAKDFVAALERPRRLVIMVKAGEPTDAVIEEFAPLLEPGDMIIDGGNAHFADTRRRERDLREQGIHFVGMGVSGGEEGALNGPSIMPGGPKESYDSLGPMLEKISAKAKDGAPCVTHVGPDGAGHFVKMVHNGIEYADMQLIGEAYQLLRDVAGYEPAQIAEIFRTWNQGRLDSYLIEITAEVLSHVDAATGKPFVDVVVDQAEQKGTGRWTVQIALDLGVPVSGIAEAVFARSLSGHAALRDASRGLAGPTATPLGEAEAAAFADRVEQALYASKIVSYTQGFHEIDAARAEYDWDIDLGAVSAIWRGGCIIRAAFLDRIRAAYDARADLPSLLSDDTFAQEIAAAQDDWREVIIAATRQGVPTPGFAAALAYYDALRAERLPAALTQGQRDYFGAHTYRRTDRDGSFHTLWGGDRSEVAG
- a CDS encoding transglycosylase family protein, with the translated sequence MAVRGRHRRYQPNRINRASLTVTAGGAGMALPFIGTGAAQAADVSTWNKVAACESTSRWDVNTGNGYYGGLQFAQSTWEAYGGTRYAGRADLATKDQQIAVAEKVLDGQGPGAWPVCSVRAGLTRGGDTPDIHPAGTGRTGQKTSVQDVQPQTTPQSRAGTAEMYTVVHGDTLSGIAESQKVRGGWRGLYTANRKTIGADPDLILPGQRLAVRGKAATTTDAPKATPRPTPRATPEKTSSDRDQKREEQATTTSRSLVSPVSASLGTPYRKAGSSWSKGYHTGVDFAVPTGTSVKAVGAGKVVSAGWEGSFGYQVVIRHADGRYSQYAHLSAISVKDGQSVGAGQRIGRSGSTGNSTGPHLHFEVRTGPGFGSDIDPVAYLRAGGVRI
- a CDS encoding DMT family transporter, with product MSALALSVLLSLVSAVAYAGGAIVQERVAVSSPGQQFAPMRRPGWWAAVALNGLGGLLHVVALAFGPLSLVQPLGALTIVFALPMAALFVGRRAGSTAWRGAIMATVGLAGLLSLVGSSESQSLATAERVGVALVTGGIVVALMIAGRAAHRHPAVRSMLLATGSGIAFGMSSVFTKVVAVDWNGGVSMADAPALATIGVFATAGMLLSQAAYRGAGLAAPLATLTVVNPVVAAAVGITMFGETFRYGTTGTVLALGCGVVAAGGLILLTTERIARTAAESTAALPEPASSAALPAPAMRPVYGEELLAGLPEQAGARPGEEILVPDSEEIVVPDRIDGILIPAQVAEGAYEDGEPPHPESEPPNLYGPFYGGPYVPTPVLDRHRIRVKS